In Pseudomonas sp. P5_109, the genomic window ACCACGTCGTGCCCCTCGATGGCCACCTGCAAGGCACTGGCATCCAGTGCATCGACGTTGCGCGCGATCACACCGGCACGCTGACCGATTTTTGCCGTGTTGCGGGCGATCGCGGTAACGCTGTGACCGCGACGCAGGGCTTCTTCCAGCAGTTGGCTACCGGCACGACCGGTGGCACCGATGATTGCGATGTTGCTCATGACGTTCTCCAGTGGATAACAAACTTGAAAAGCAACGCAGCCTATTGTGGCGAGGGGGCTTGCCCCCGTTCGGCTGCGCAGCAGTCGTAAAACCTGTGCTTAGGGTGTGACTGAAGGAATGCCGGGGAGTGCTTCGCACTCCAACGGGGGCAAGCCCCCTCGCCACAGGCAAGCTCCCTCGCCACAGGAATTCCCATTAGCCCTTAAACTCATTCACCCCACTTCATCTCGCCCTTGGCGACCTTGGCGCTCAGCTCCAGGGAGCTTTCATCACCCAGGGTCGGGTAGCGTTTTTTCATCGCGGCGATCAACGCGGCAGAATCCTTGGCCTTGGCGGTTTCTTCGTCGAAGGCCTTGATGTAAGCGGCAGTGAACTGCACAGCGGTCAGTGAACGGTCGCCCTCACCGAGGTAATGACCGGGCACTACAGTCTGTGGTTTCAGGGTTTCAATGGAATGCAGCGTAGCCAACCAATCGGCATGGGACTGCGCAGTTTGCGTGTCAGCCATCCACAGGTGAATGTTTTGCGCGACCACGACACCACCGACCACGGCCTTGATCGACGGAATCCACACAAAGCTGCGATCCGGCTGCGGGCCCTCGAGCCCCACCACCTGCAACTTCTGCCCTTCGAGAATCAGGCTGTCGCCCTTGAGCACGTCCGGCACGATGGTTTTGGCCGGCACATCGGCGCCCATTTTCGGGCCCCAGAACGCCAGTTTGCCGTCGACGGTCTGCTTGATATGGTCGACGGTCGGCTGCGAGGCGAGGACCCTGGCCTTGGGGAACGCGGCCGTCAGGGTGTCGAGGCCGAAGTAGTAGTCCGGATCACCGTGACTGATGTAGATGGTGGTCAGTTGCTTGCCGCTGGCGCGGATTTTTTCCACCAACTCTCCGGCCTGAGACTTGCCGAATTGCGCATCCACCAGGATCGCTTCCTTCTCGCCGCTGACCAGCACCGAGGTCACCGGGAAGATGGCTTTTTCGCCGGGGTTGTAGACATCCAGGGTCAGGCTCGAGGCGGCTGCATGGGCGGCGAAACCGAGGGCGGCGCTGGCCAGTAATACGCGTTTGAAAGTGGTGAAACCGATCATTTGTTGCTCCATATTCCGAATGGCTTTTGCCCTTTTGTAGGAGCGAGCTTGCTCGCGATGGACTCGAAGACGCCGCGTTCAAGCGGTAACCCGCATCATCGTTAACGACCATCGCGAGCCAGCTCGCTCCTACAGTGGAACAGAGCTTAGTTGTCTGACTCGGTACAAAAAATGCGATGCTTGAACATAGTTTGTTTCTGAAAGCGGGCAAATCATGGATCGTCTTCAAGCAATGCGCGTGTTCGTCACCGTGGTCGACCTCGGCAGCCAGTCGGCCGCCGCCGATCATCTGGAGCTTTCACGACCGGTGGTGTCGCGTTATCTGGCGGAACTGGAAGACTGGGTCGGCGCGCGCCTGATGCACCGCACCACGCGCAAGTTGAGCCTGACCGCCGCGGGCAACGAAATCCTGCCGCGCTGCCGGCAAATGCTCGACTTGTCCACCGACATGCAAGCCGCCGTCAGCGAACCGGATGATGCACCGCGCGGGCTGTTGCGGATCAGCGTCAGCACCTCCTTCGGCCAGGCGCAACTGGCCGATGCCATGGCCGCGTACGTCAAGCGCTACCCCGGCGTCAGCATCGACATGCAAATGCTCGACCGCACCGTGAACCTGGTGGATGAACGTATCGACCTGGCGATCCGCACCAGCAACGAACTGGATCCGAACCTGATTGCCCGTCGCCTGACGGTTTGCCGCTCGGTGATCTGCGCCTCCCCCGCTTACTTGCGCGAACATCCGGCGCCGCAACGGGTCGAGGACCTGAACCTGCACAATTGCCTGACCCATT contains:
- a CDS encoding MBL fold metallo-hydrolase; its protein translation is MIGFTTFKRVLLASAALGFAAHAAASSLTLDVYNPGEKAIFPVTSVLVSGEKEAILVDAQFGKSQAGELVEKIRASGKQLTTIYISHGDPDYYFGLDTLTAAFPKARVLASQPTVDHIKQTVDGKLAFWGPKMGADVPAKTIVPDVLKGDSLILEGQKLQVVGLEGPQPDRSFVWIPSIKAVVGGVVVAQNIHLWMADTQTAQSHADWLATLHSIETLKPQTVVPGHYLGEGDRSLTAVQFTAAYIKAFDEETAKAKDSAALIAAMKKRYPTLGDESSLELSAKVAKGEMKWGE
- a CDS encoding LysR family transcriptional regulator, which encodes MDRLQAMRVFVTVVDLGSQSAAADHLELSRPVVSRYLAELEDWVGARLMHRTTRKLSLTAAGNEILPRCRQMLDLSTDMQAAVSEPDDAPRGLLRISVSTSFGQAQLADAMAAYVKRYPGVSIDMQMLDRTVNLVDERIDLAIRTSNELDPNLIARRLTVCRSVICASPAYLREHPAPQRVEDLNLHNCLTHSYFGKSLWHFEQDGEQVSVPVQGNISANEASTLLRATIAGAGVAMLPTYQAGVHIHSGELIRLLPKAEPRQMNVYAVYASRKHMPAALRSLLDFLVVRFPEEPEWDIGM